The Sphingorhabdus sp. Alg231-15 genome has a segment encoding these proteins:
- a CDS encoding AMP nucleosidase codes for MTTSTPRQSLALCDSPAAAVALLEKLYQEQIDLITARFARYAKGDLSDGDREQGVYPMISVEIPADQATETSNLASGRISDINCYSTTISQPKLYRRYLLDQLERINRVFTAKIHVGLSDTPIPLAFAIENAAGGLDRDRKDALPNHFHTPNLVKTNDEIVDGGQIFQDDVDSALSLFTAERVDYSLHRIRHYCATDPEYFQPFILFTNYQRYVDEFIEFGLEEVKAGKAEMLVEPGNRVTGADGKPSCPPIAKPPQMPAYHLVRKDGSPGVTLVNMGVGPSNAKTITDHLAVLRPHVWLMIGHCGALRRTQRLGDYVLAHAYLRDDNVLDDVLPPSIPLPTIAEVQLALTKAVQEETGIDQSQLKQHLRTGTVVTTGDRNWELRFEQIAKRLNQSRAIAIDMESATVAANGYRYRVPYGTLLCASDKPLHGEIKLPGMADAFYQERVGQHLAIGLRTIDLLAQEADAGTLHSRKLRSFGEPLFR; via the coding sequence ATGACAACTTCTACCCCACGCCAATCGTTGGCGCTCTGCGACAGCCCGGCAGCGGCCGTCGCTCTTCTCGAAAAACTCTACCAAGAACAAATTGATCTGATCACCGCACGTTTTGCGCGCTATGCCAAGGGCGATTTGTCCGATGGTGACCGTGAGCAGGGTGTCTATCCGATGATTTCGGTTGAGATTCCTGCAGATCAGGCAACCGAAACCAGTAATCTCGCCTCAGGCCGGATTTCCGACATTAACTGCTACAGCACAACAATCAGTCAACCGAAGCTCTATCGCCGTTATCTGCTCGATCAGCTGGAGCGGATCAATCGAGTCTTCACAGCGAAAATCCACGTTGGCTTGTCCGACACGCCGATCCCGTTGGCCTTTGCCATTGAAAATGCCGCGGGCGGACTGGACCGGGATCGCAAGGATGCGCTGCCCAACCATTTTCACACGCCCAATCTGGTCAAGACCAATGACGAAATTGTCGATGGCGGACAGATTTTTCAGGATGATGTCGACAGTGCCCTGTCCCTGTTCACCGCCGAACGCGTGGACTATTCGCTGCACCGTATCCGCCATTATTGCGCCACCGATCCGGAATATTTTCAGCCATTTATACTGTTCACAAACTATCAGCGCTATGTCGATGAATTCATCGAATTTGGTCTGGAAGAGGTCAAAGCAGGCAAGGCGGAAATGCTGGTCGAGCCGGGCAATCGGGTTACCGGAGCGGATGGCAAGCCATCCTGCCCGCCCATTGCCAAGCCGCCGCAAATGCCAGCTTATCATCTTGTTCGCAAAGACGGCAGTCCGGGCGTCACACTGGTCAACATGGGCGTCGGCCCATCCAATGCAAAGACGATCACTGATCACTTGGCTGTCTTGCGCCCGCATGTCTGGCTGATGATCGGTCACTGCGGAGCCTTGCGCCGTACTCAGCGGCTGGGTGACTATGTTCTTGCCCATGCGTATCTGCGCGATGACAATGTTCTTGATGACGTTCTGCCGCCAAGCATTCCGCTGCCGACCATTGCGGAGGTGCAATTGGCATTGACTAAGGCGGTGCAGGAAGAAACCGGCATTGATCAGTCGCAACTTAAACAGCATTTGCGTACTGGCACAGTGGTCACCACCGGCGATCGCAACTGGGAGTTGCGTTTCGAGCAAATCGCCAAACGTTTGAACCAGTCCCGCGCCATTGCTATCGATATGGAGTCGGCGACAGTTGCGGCCAACGGTTATCGTTATCGGGTGCCTTACGGGACCTTGCTTTGCGCGTCCGACAAGCCGTTGCATGGCGAGATCAAGCTGCCCGGTATGGCCGATGCCTTTTATCAGGAGCGGGTTGGCCAGCATCTGGCCATTGGTCTGCGGACGATTGATTTGCTGGCGCAGGAAGCTGATGCGGGGACTTTGCACTCGCGAAAATTGCGCAGCTTTGGCGAGCCCTTGTTTCGGTAA
- a CDS encoding OmpW/AlkL family protein: MTKFLALAAVSGSAMSAAPAFAEQGDILVRVRAINVMPSEESSSILPAFPGEQVSVDNSPAPEVDITYMATDNIGFELIAATTKHSASGVTGTTGSIGRLASTWVLPPTLTAQYHFAPDAAIRPYIGAGINYTIFYNENATDALEAAVGDTSVNLKDSFGYALQAGFDIPINDRMFLNFDVKYLDVDTTATLRTTAAGTQRVKINLDPIVVGVGLGIKL; encoded by the coding sequence ATGACAAAGTTTCTCGCCCTTGCGGCGGTATCCGGTTCGGCAATGAGTGCTGCACCGGCCTTTGCCGAACAGGGTGACATATTGGTACGCGTCCGGGCGATCAACGTGATGCCCAGTGAAGAAAGCAGTTCAATTCTACCCGCCTTTCCCGGCGAGCAGGTCAGCGTGGATAACAGTCCTGCGCCAGAAGTTGACATCACCTATATGGCGACAGACAATATCGGTTTCGAGCTGATCGCTGCAACCACCAAGCACAGCGCTAGCGGCGTGACCGGGACCACGGGCAGCATCGGGCGTCTGGCATCCACCTGGGTGCTTCCACCAACCCTGACGGCGCAATATCATTTTGCCCCTGATGCAGCGATCCGTCCCTATATCGGTGCCGGCATCAACTACACGATTTTCTACAATGAAAATGCGACCGATGCTTTGGAAGCGGCGGTCGGTGATACCAGCGTCAATCTAAAGGACAGCTTTGGCTATGCGCTGCAAGCGGGTTTCGATATTCCGATCAATGACAGAATGTTCCTGAACTTTGACGTGAAATATCTCGATGTCGACACCACCGCCACATTGCGCACAACCGCCGCAGGAACGCAGCGCGTGAAGATCAATCTCGATCCCATTGTGGTCGGTGTTGGATTGGGCATTAAGCTATAG
- a CDS encoding GIY-YIG nuclease family protein — MPKTPAVYIMASQRNGTIYVGVTSKLMQRIYQHREKLISGFTSRYNVTRLVWFETHQTMDTAITREKQIKAWRRPWRLALIEENNPQWLDLAEELGFDPLA; from the coding sequence ATGCCCAAAACACCTGCCGTATACATCATGGCAAGTCAGCGAAATGGCACCATCTACGTCGGTGTCACCAGCAAGCTGATGCAGCGGATATATCAACATCGCGAAAAACTGATCTCAGGGTTCACATCTCGATATAATGTTACTCGCTTGGTCTGGTTTGAGACGCACCAGACCATGGACACCGCCATAACGCGCGAGAAGCAGATCAAGGCGTGGCGGCGGCCATGGCGGTTAGCTTTGATTGAAGAAAACAACCCTCAATGGCTGGATCTGGCAGAAGAGCTTGGCTTCGATCCTTTGGCTTAG